A window from Pseudomonas campi encodes these proteins:
- a CDS encoding ABC transporter transmembrane domain-containing protein encodes MPSILSSRQRTALRMAARFVAPYRWRVMGALLALMFTAAITLSMGQGIRLLVDQGLATQSQQALNQSIGLFFALVLALAVGTFTRFYLVSWIGERFVADIRKRVFNHLIELHPGFYESNRASEIQSRLTADTTLLQTVIGSSLSMALRNIIMMLGGIVLLFVTNPKLSAIVIVALPLVVAPILIFGRRVRALSRQTQDRVADVGSYVGETLGQIKTVQAYNHQAQDKTRFGQTVEAAFDTARKRIKQRAWLITVVIVLVLGAVGVMLWVGGMDVIAGKISGGDLAAFVFYSLIVGMAFGAVSEVIGELQSAAGAAERIAELLQTDNAITAPSDDLQRLPARISGELALEELRFAYPSRPEHFAVDGISLQVRAGETLALVGPSGAGKSTLFDLLLRFFDPQEGRILVEGVAIDRLDPADLRRCFALVSQNPALFYGSVEDNLRYGKPEASQAEVEAAARAAHAHEFIQRLPQGYQTHLGDAGLGLSGGQRQRLAIARALLVDAPILLLDEATSALDAESEHLIQQALPTLMQGRTTLVIAHRLATVKSADRIAVIEHGKLVAIGSHSELVASNPLYARLAELQFNSDSNDAD; translated from the coding sequence ATGCCGTCGATTTTGTCTTCCCGCCAGCGTACCGCCTTGCGCATGGCCGCCCGCTTCGTCGCGCCGTATCGCTGGCGAGTGATGGGCGCCTTGCTGGCCCTGATGTTCACCGCCGCGATCACCCTGTCCATGGGCCAGGGCATTCGCCTGCTGGTCGACCAGGGCCTGGCGACTCAGTCGCAGCAGGCGCTGAACCAGTCGATCGGGCTGTTCTTCGCCCTGGTGCTGGCCCTGGCGGTCGGTACCTTCACCCGTTTCTACCTGGTGTCATGGATCGGCGAGCGCTTCGTCGCCGATATCCGCAAGCGCGTGTTCAACCACCTGATTGAGCTGCATCCGGGCTTCTACGAGAGCAACCGCGCCTCGGAAATCCAGTCGCGGCTGACCGCCGACACCACCTTGCTGCAAACGGTGATCGGCTCGTCGCTGTCGATGGCGCTGCGCAACATCATCATGATGCTCGGTGGCATCGTCCTGCTGTTCGTCACCAACCCCAAGCTCAGCGCCATCGTGATTGTCGCCTTGCCGCTGGTAGTGGCGCCGATCCTGATCTTCGGCCGCCGCGTGCGTGCCCTGTCGCGGCAGACCCAGGATCGCGTGGCCGATGTCGGCAGCTATGTCGGCGAGACCCTCGGCCAGATCAAGACGGTGCAGGCCTACAACCACCAGGCCCAGGACAAGACCCGCTTCGGCCAGACGGTAGAGGCGGCCTTCGACACGGCGCGCAAGCGCATCAAGCAGCGCGCCTGGCTGATCACCGTGGTCATCGTGCTGGTGCTCGGCGCAGTCGGGGTGATGCTCTGGGTCGGCGGCATGGATGTGATCGCCGGGAAGATCTCTGGCGGCGACCTGGCCGCCTTCGTGTTCTACAGCCTGATCGTCGGCATGGCCTTCGGTGCGGTCAGCGAGGTTATCGGCGAGCTGCAGAGCGCTGCCGGCGCCGCCGAGCGCATCGCCGAACTGCTGCAGACGGACAATGCCATCACCGCGCCGAGCGATGACCTGCAACGCTTGCCAGCGCGGATCAGCGGTGAGCTGGCGCTGGAGGAACTGCGTTTTGCTTACCCGTCGCGGCCCGAGCATTTCGCCGTGGATGGCATCAGCCTGCAGGTGCGCGCTGGCGAGACATTGGCCCTGGTCGGGCCGTCCGGCGCCGGCAAGTCGACCCTGTTCGATCTGCTGCTGCGCTTCTTCGATCCGCAGGAGGGCAGGATTCTGGTCGAGGGCGTGGCCATCGACCGACTCGATCCGGCCGATCTGCGCCGCTGCTTCGCCCTGGTCTCGCAGAATCCGGCGCTGTTCTACGGCAGCGTGGAAGACAACCTGCGCTACGGCAAACCCGAAGCCAGCCAGGCCGAGGTCGAGGCGGCGGCGCGCGCGGCGCATGCCCACGAATTTATCCAGCGTCTGCCGCAGGGTTACCAGACCCATCTGGGCGATGCCGGCCTGGGCCTGTCCGGCGGCCAGCGTCAGCGCCTGGCGATTGCCCGCGCGCTACTGGTGGACGCGCCGATCCTGCTGCTGGACGAGGCCACCAGCGCCCTGGATGCGGAAAGCGAACACCTGATCCAGCAGGCCCTGCCGACCCTGATGCAGGGCCGCACCACCCTGGTGATTGCGCATCGCCTGGCCACGGTGAAAAGTGCCGACCGCATCGCGGTGATCGAGCATGGCAAGCTGGTCGCGATCGGCAGCCACAGCGAGCTGGTGGCGAGCAACCCGCTGTACGCGCGGCTGGCTGAGCTGCAATTCAATAGCGACAGCAATGACGCGGACTGA
- a CDS encoding saccharopine dehydrogenase family protein produces MTDYRVVVLGGYGNFGTVIVRRLRTIAGIRVWVAGRDLAKAEALAKETGSQAVRLDMNQADLAERLRALGAQLVISTAGPFQNQDYRVAEACIAAGAHYVDLADAREFVCAIGALDQAAQAAGVLICGGASSVPALSAAVIDSLLPRFSRLDAIWHGISSSEKTPGVSTLAAVLNYCGKPFQQWRDGAWQAVYGWQDLSPHDFAAPLGRRWVGNCDIPDLQLFPARYPGVRSVRFSAGVSLRLTQFGTWLLSWLVRGGLLRSGVPLAGLLRRGAVLVEPLGDGLSGMFVRLQGLDHAGQAQTLCWELQALHNDGPNIPCMAAVALARKLAAGTLATRGALPCLGLLTLEEYLAELEGLAISSELRVLPEAGVSV; encoded by the coding sequence GTGACGGATTATCGGGTGGTGGTGCTGGGCGGTTACGGCAATTTCGGTACGGTGATCGTCCGCCGCCTGCGCACTATTGCCGGCATTCGTGTGTGGGTGGCCGGCCGCGACCTGGCCAAGGCTGAAGCCCTGGCGAAAGAGACGGGCAGCCAGGCCGTGCGCCTGGACATGAACCAGGCCGATCTGGCCGAGCGTTTGCGCGCGCTGGGGGCGCAGCTGGTGATCTCCACGGCCGGGCCGTTCCAGAACCAGGATTACCGGGTGGCCGAGGCCTGCATCGCGGCGGGTGCGCATTACGTCGACCTGGCCGATGCGCGTGAGTTCGTCTGTGCCATCGGTGCGCTGGATCAGGCGGCGCAAGCGGCCGGGGTATTGATCTGTGGCGGCGCCAGCTCGGTGCCCGCACTCAGCGCCGCGGTGATCGACAGCCTGCTGCCACGCTTCTCGCGGCTGGATGCGATCTGGCATGGCATCAGCTCCTCGGAGAAGACGCCGGGCGTATCGACCCTGGCGGCGGTGCTCAACTACTGTGGCAAACCCTTTCAGCAGTGGCGTGATGGCGCCTGGCAGGCGGTCTATGGCTGGCAGGATCTCAGTCCGCATGACTTTGCCGCGCCTCTGGGTCGGCGCTGGGTCGGCAACTGCGATATCCCCGATCTACAGCTGTTCCCGGCGCGTTATCCGGGCGTGCGCAGCGTGCGCTTTTCGGCTGGCGTCAGCCTGCGCCTGACCCAATTCGGCACCTGGCTGCTGTCCTGGCTGGTGCGCGGAGGCCTGTTGCGCAGTGGCGTGCCACTGGCCGGCCTGCTCCGGCGTGGCGCCGTGTTGGTCGAACCCCTGGGTGATGGCCTGAGCGGCATGTTCGTGCGTCTGCAGGGGCTGGATCACGCCGGCCAGGCGCAAACCCTGTGCTGGGAGCTGCAGGCGCTGCACAACGACGGGCCGAATATTCCCTGCATGGCGGCGGTGGCCCTGGCGCGCAAATTGGCCGCCGGCACCCTCGCCACGCGCGGAGCGTTGCCCTGCCTGGGCCTGCTGACGCTGGAGGAGTACCTGGCCGAGCTGGAGGGGCTGGCGATCAGCAGTGAGCTGCGGGTGCTGCCCGAGGCCGGCGTATCGGTATGA
- a CDS encoding DUF1287 domain-containing protein, which produces MERYQTVGRAVVVWLCLCLALPAWAQSIQPEQLISAARQQVGVTLSYDPVYRQLAYPGGDVPLATGVCTDVLIRALRVQGLDLQQAVHEDMRGHFAAYPQNWGLKRPDRNIDHRRVPNLMTWLRRQGLAQPISRQAADYQPGDIVTWDLGRGLTHIGIVSDRRTAQGVPLILHNIGRGTQEEDILFAFTVTGHYRFASR; this is translated from the coding sequence ATGGAGCGTTATCAGACAGTGGGCCGTGCCGTTGTGGTCTGGCTGTGTCTGTGCCTGGCGCTGCCGGCATGGGCGCAGTCGATCCAGCCGGAGCAGCTGATCAGCGCCGCCCGCCAGCAGGTTGGCGTGACCCTCAGCTATGACCCGGTCTACCGCCAGTTGGCCTATCCCGGTGGCGATGTGCCGCTGGCTACCGGCGTGTGCACCGATGTGCTGATCCGTGCCCTGCGTGTCCAGGGCCTGGACCTGCAGCAGGCGGTGCACGAGGACATGCGCGGGCATTTCGCCGCTTACCCGCAGAACTGGGGGCTCAAGCGCCCGGACCGCAATATCGACCACCGCCGTGTGCCCAATCTGATGACCTGGTTGCGCCGTCAGGGTCTGGCGCAGCCCATCAGTCGCCAGGCGGCGGATTACCAGCCCGGCGACATCGTCACCTGGGATCTGGGCCGCGGCCTGACCCATATCGGCATTGTCTCCGACCGCCGTACCGCGCAGGGCGTGCCGCTGATCCTGCACAACATCGGCCGTGGCACCCAGGAAGAGGACATCCTGTTTGCCTTCACCGTGACCGGCCATTACCGCTTCGCCAGTCGTTGA
- a CDS encoding ATP-NAD kinase family protein, translating to MSATFHIGLIINPLAGLGGAAALKGSDGVAAEALARGAEPRAAERTRIALECLRPVAGRLQFLSFPGPMGADLLAELGYAHRVLGDLGEGATSAADTQRAVQALQDAGCALILFAGGDGTARDICAAVREDQPVLGIPAGVKIHSGVYAISPRAAGELARRLVEGGLVRLASGEVRDLDEAALRDGKVSARWYGELTVPVEGSFMQHTKQAGVESEELVLVDLADWLQESWEQGVRYVFGPGSTLHGLAQNLGLQTTLLGVDVIEDGAVLARDVTEAQLFELVDGYPARLLVTAIGGQGHIIGRGNQQISPRVLRAIGLEHLRVIATKRKLATLEGRPLLVDSGDPALDEAFPDAVRVWAGYKEELLYPVGWSAESPKEG from the coding sequence ATGAGCGCCACCTTTCATATCGGCTTGATCATCAACCCCCTGGCTGGCCTGGGCGGTGCCGCTGCGCTCAAGGGCAGTGATGGGGTGGCCGCCGAGGCCCTGGCGCGAGGCGCCGAGCCGCGTGCCGCCGAGCGCACGCGCATCGCTTTGGAATGCCTGAGGCCGGTGGCCGGGCGTCTGCAGTTCCTCAGCTTTCCCGGGCCGATGGGCGCCGATCTGCTGGCTGAACTGGGCTATGCCCATCGCGTGCTGGGTGATCTGGGCGAGGGCGCGACCAGCGCCGCCGATACCCAACGTGCCGTGCAGGCGCTGCAGGATGCCGGTTGTGCGCTGATCCTGTTTGCCGGCGGCGATGGCACCGCCCGCGATATCTGCGCCGCGGTGCGTGAGGACCAGCCGGTGCTGGGCATTCCGGCCGGGGTGAAGATCCATTCCGGGGTCTACGCCATCAGCCCGCGCGCTGCTGGTGAGCTGGCCCGGCGCCTGGTGGAAGGCGGCCTGGTACGTCTGGCCAGTGGCGAAGTGCGCGATCTCGACGAAGCGGCGCTGCGCGATGGCAAGGTCAGCGCCCGTTGGTACGGCGAGCTGACGGTGCCGGTCGAAGGCAGCTTCATGCAGCACACCAAGCAGGCCGGCGTGGAGTCCGAGGAGCTGGTACTGGTCGACCTGGCGGACTGGCTGCAGGAAAGCTGGGAGCAGGGCGTGCGCTACGTCTTCGGCCCCGGTTCGACCCTGCATGGGCTGGCGCAGAACCTCGGCCTGCAGACCACCCTGCTCGGCGTCGACGTGATCGAGGATGGCGCCGTGCTGGCTCGCGATGTGACCGAAGCCCAGCTGTTCGAGCTGGTCGACGGCTACCCTGCGCGCCTGCTGGTCACCGCTATCGGCGGCCAGGGCCATATCATCGGCCGCGGCAACCAGCAGATCAGCCCACGGGTACTACGCGCCATCGGCCTGGAACACCTGCGGGTCATCGCCACCAAGCGCAAACTCGCTACGCTGGAAGGCCGGCCGCTGCTGGTCGATAGCGGCGATCCGGCGCTGGACGAAGCTTTCCCCGACGCGGTGCGAGTCTGGGCGGGGTACAAGGAAGAGCTGCTCTATCCGGTAGGTTGGAGTGCGGAATCACCCAAGGAGGGTTAA
- a CDS encoding thiol-disulfide oxidoreductase DCC family protein → MTANPLPPFIQPGERVVLFDGVCKLCNGWAKFLIRHDREARIRLCSVQSDEGQAILQWFGLPTDHFDTMAYVEGTELFVRSTAVLRILAQLPAPWRLLAGLRLIPRSLRDWCYDRIALNRYRLFGRYDSCLLPDADHARRFLHE, encoded by the coding sequence ATGACAGCTAACCCGTTGCCACCCTTTATCCAGCCCGGCGAGCGCGTGGTGCTGTTCGACGGGGTGTGCAAGCTGTGCAATGGCTGGGCGAAGTTCCTTATCCGCCATGACCGTGAAGCACGGATTCGCTTGTGTTCGGTGCAGTCAGACGAAGGCCAGGCGATCCTGCAGTGGTTCGGTTTGCCGACCGATCATTTCGACACCATGGCCTATGTCGAAGGCACCGAACTGTTTGTCCGTTCCACTGCCGTGCTGCGCATCCTCGCCCAATTGCCAGCGCCCTGGCGCCTACTGGCTGGGCTACGCCTGATCCCGCGATCGCTGCGCGACTGGTGCTACGACCGCATCGCGCTCAACCGCTACCGCCTGTTCGGTCGCTACGACAGTTGCCTGCTGCCGGATGCCGACCATGCCCGACGTTTCCTGCATGAATAA